A portion of the Rhodopseudomonas sp. BAL398 genome contains these proteins:
- the puhC gene encoding photosynthetic complex assembly protein PuhC, which produces MIAAAAVVFLALAAATTARLTGYGVTHMTLPAMVESIDLQFEDDAAGNVLVFDARDHKLLHSLPPGESGFVRVVLRGMARERMLASIGSEPPFRLARYENGQLTLTDTANNRLIDLNAFGSSNLAAFAQLMKKPDGSK; this is translated from the coding sequence TTGATCGCCGCCGCCGCCGTGGTGTTTTTGGCGCTGGCCGCGGCCACCACGGCGCGTCTGACTGGTTACGGCGTCACCCATATGACGCTCCCGGCCATGGTCGAGAGCATCGATCTTCAATTCGAGGACGATGCCGCCGGCAATGTGCTGGTGTTCGACGCCCGCGACCACAAATTGTTGCACTCACTGCCCCCGGGGGAGTCGGGCTTCGTGCGGGTGGTACTTCGCGGCATGGCGCGCGAGCGCATGCTCGCCTCGATCGGGTCGGAACCGCCGTTTCGTCTCGCCCGCTACGAGAATGGCCAGCTCACGCTGACCGACACGGCCAACAACCGGCTGATCGACCTGAATGCCTTCGGATCCAGCAATCTGGCGGCCTTCGCGCAGCTCATGAAAAAACCGGACGGCTCAAAATGA
- the puhB gene encoding photosynthetic complex putative assembly protein PuhB, with protein sequence MTRTPSQFRELPSPLPEGERVIWQGKPTYKGLAFRSFHIREALIYLVLLMSWKGWSNWSSGQSISEAAASMLAPLLLTLGGIALLAMLAWLFRRATCYTITDKRILLQSGVALPVTMNIPLGKIGNAALKTRSDGSGDIPLQLIDTDRVSMVLLWPHIRPWRLQRPEPMLMSVPDAAEVAAKLADALKGRHDSSAVSLVKPASGGPANGPLSSSTTVAA encoded by the coding sequence ATGACCCGGACCCCCAGCCAGTTTCGTGAACTTCCCTCACCCTTGCCGGAAGGAGAACGCGTGATCTGGCAGGGGAAGCCGACCTATAAAGGATTGGCGTTCCGATCCTTTCACATCAGGGAGGCCCTGATCTATCTGGTCCTCCTGATGTCGTGGAAAGGCTGGTCGAACTGGTCTTCGGGCCAGTCGATCAGCGAAGCGGCGGCGTCCATGCTGGCGCCGTTGCTGCTGACGCTGGGCGGCATCGCATTGCTTGCCATGCTCGCCTGGCTGTTCCGGCGCGCCACCTGTTACACCATCACCGACAAGCGCATTCTCCTGCAGTCCGGAGTTGCGCTGCCGGTGACGATGAACATCCCGCTCGGCAAGATCGGCAACGCCGCGCTCAAGACCAGGAGCGACGGCAGCGGCGATATTCCGCTGCAGCTGATCGATACCGATCGCGTCTCCATGGTGCTGCTCTGGCCCCACATCCGCCCGTGGCGGCTGCAACGGCCCGAGCCGATGCTGATGTCGGTGCCGGACGCGGCTGAGGTCGCCGCCAAGCTCGCCGATGCGCTGAAGGGCCGGCACGACTCCTCCGCCGTGTCTTTGGTCAAACCGGCTAGCGGCGGACCGGCCAACGGCCCGCTGTCATCGTCAACAACGGTCGCAGCCTGA
- the puhA gene encoding photosynthetic reaction center subunit H produces MQAGAYMDVAQVTLYVFWIFFAALIFYLRREDKREGYPLVSDTGGGRLTQIGIPNPPDPKTYLLRGGHTATVPNHRNDRPDVAVAPTAPWPGAPFAPTGNPFADGVGPGSYAAREDVPELTMDNIPAIVPMRAAKGFALDPRDPNPVGMQVIGADGVVGGVVTDAWVDRAEVLLRYLEVETTSGKGKRKVLLPVPFALINRPFGKVSVDAILGSQFADAPGVAKADQVTKLEEDKIVAYYGAGTLYATPQRQEPIV; encoded by the coding sequence ATGCAAGCCGGAGCCTATATGGACGTCGCACAGGTCACACTGTACGTATTTTGGATTTTTTTTGCGGCCTTGATTTTCTATCTGCGCCGTGAAGACAAGCGCGAAGGATATCCGCTGGTATCGGATACCGGCGGCGGTCGCCTGACCCAGATCGGCATTCCGAATCCCCCGGATCCGAAGACCTATCTGCTGCGCGGCGGTCATACCGCGACGGTTCCGAACCACCGGAACGATCGTCCCGACGTCGCCGTCGCGCCGACCGCGCCGTGGCCGGGTGCACCATTCGCGCCGACCGGCAATCCGTTCGCCGACGGCGTTGGACCGGGCTCCTATGCGGCCCGCGAAGACGTTCCGGAACTGACCATGGACAACATTCCGGCGATCGTTCCGATGCGTGCCGCCAAGGGCTTCGCGCTCGATCCGCGCGACCCGAATCCAGTCGGCATGCAGGTGATCGGGGCCGACGGCGTGGTCGGCGGCGTGGTCACAGATGCCTGGGTCGATCGTGCCGAAGTGTTGCTGCGCTATCTCGAAGTCGAAACGACCTCGGGCAAGGGCAAGCGCAAGGTCCTGCTGCCGGTGCCGTTCGCGCTGATCAACCGCCCGTTCGGCAAGGTCTCGGTCGACGCCATCCTGGGCAGTCAGTTCGCTGACGCGCCGGGTGTGGCCAAGGCCGACCAGGTCACTAAGCTCGAGGAAGACAAGATCGTCGCCTATTACGGCGCTGGCACCCTCTACGCCACGCCGCAGCGTCAGGAGCCGATTGTATGA
- a CDS encoding MFS transporter — translation MSQMAATFTKGWMRLGTRFLPFADAATKELPLGRLLRLSLFQVSVGISIVLLNGTLNRVMIVELGVSTLLVSLIVSLPLVFAPFRVLIGYKSDNHRSVLGWRRVPYIWLGTLLQFGGFAIMPFALLLLSGSGTGEWPPIYGKLGAALAFLMVGAGMHTTQTAGLALATDIAPEDARPRVVAFLYVMLLVGMTGSALIFSELLRNFSEMRLIQVIQGVAVTQMLLNIAALWKQEARNPALTSAKRERPQFRQSWDKFRAAGGSIRILVAVALGTAGFSMQDILLEPYGAEILKLSVGQTTALTAFFALGTLAGFGLAARSLGRNADPYRIAGLGAVAGVFAFAAVIIAGATGSVLLFRIGTALIGLGGGLFAAGTLTAAMAIARNGESGLVLGMWGAAQATAAGGGILLGGGIRDAVSSLAANGMLGGVLADPSTGYSVVYNIEIALLFATLVAVGPLVRSVQTSFPQSSSKFGLAEFPG, via the coding sequence ATGAGCCAGATGGCAGCGACCTTTACAAAGGGCTGGATGCGGTTGGGGACCCGCTTTCTGCCGTTTGCCGATGCGGCGACGAAAGAGCTTCCGCTCGGGCGTCTGCTGCGGCTGTCGCTGTTTCAGGTATCGGTCGGGATCTCCATCGTGCTGCTGAACGGCACGCTGAATCGGGTGATGATCGTCGAACTCGGCGTCTCGACGCTGCTGGTGTCGCTGATCGTATCATTGCCGCTGGTGTTCGCGCCGTTCCGGGTGCTGATCGGATATAAGTCGGACAATCATCGCTCGGTGCTGGGTTGGCGCCGGGTGCCCTATATCTGGCTCGGCACGCTGCTGCAATTCGGCGGCTTCGCGATCATGCCATTCGCGCTGCTGCTGCTGTCGGGCTCCGGCACCGGCGAATGGCCGCCGATCTATGGAAAATTGGGCGCGGCGCTGGCGTTTCTGATGGTCGGCGCGGGGATGCATACGACCCAGACCGCGGGCCTGGCGCTGGCGACAGATATCGCGCCGGAGGACGCGCGTCCCCGCGTGGTGGCGTTCCTGTATGTCATGCTGCTGGTCGGGATGACCGGCAGCGCGTTGATCTTCAGCGAGTTGCTGCGAAACTTCAGCGAGATGCGGCTCATTCAGGTGATCCAGGGCGTCGCCGTCACCCAGATGTTGCTGAATATTGCCGCGCTATGGAAGCAGGAAGCCCGTAACCCGGCGCTGACCTCGGCCAAGCGCGAGCGGCCGCAATTCAGGCAGTCCTGGGACAAGTTCCGGGCTGCCGGCGGCTCGATCCGGATTCTGGTCGCGGTCGCGCTGGGCACCGCCGGCTTCTCGATGCAGGACATTCTGCTTGAGCCCTATGGCGCCGAAATCCTGAAACTGTCGGTCGGTCAGACCACTGCGCTGACGGCTTTCTTCGCACTGGGAACGCTGGCCGGGTTTGGCCTTGCGGCCAGGTCGTTGGGACGCAATGCCGATCCCTACCGCATCGCCGGGCTCGGCGCGGTGGCGGGTGTTTTCGCTTTCGCCGCGGTGATTATCGCCGGGGCGACGGGCTCGGTGCTGCTGTTCAGGATTGGCACGGCGCTGATCGGCTTGGGCGGCGGGCTGTTCGCCGCCGGCACGCTGACCGCCGCGATGGCAATCGCCAGGAATGGCGAAAGCGGGCTGGTACTCGGCATGTGGGGCGCCGCGCAGGCGACCGCGGCAGGTGGCGGAATTCTATTAGGCGGCGGCATTCGGGACGCGGTGTCGTCGCTGGCGGCCAACGGGATGCTCGGCGGCGTCCTCGCCGATCCGTCGACTGGATACAGCGTCGTCTACAACATCGAGATCGCGTTGCTGTTCGCAACGCTGGTTGCGGTCGGTCCGCTCGTGCGCTCAGTACAGACGAGCTTCCCGCAATCTTCATCCAAATTCGGCCTAGCCGAATTTCCAGGTTAA
- the bchM gene encoding magnesium protoporphyrin IX methyltransferase, translating into MAVGSYIERRGELETYFDRTAADNWAKLTSDAPVSGIRATVRAGRDEMRNTLLSWLPADMNGMRLLDAGCGTGALSIEAARRGADVVAIDLSPTLVAVARERLPPDIDPSKIDFTSGDMLDPKLGEFDFVVAMDSLIHYLPQDICRIMAGLASRTRRSLVVTFAPKTPALALMHFVGGFFPRGDRAPAIEPVGEQKLRRLLTSDPALQRWQVGRTHRVSSGFYTSQALEIIPR; encoded by the coding sequence ATGGCAGTGGGTAGTTATATCGAACGGCGGGGAGAGCTTGAGACCTATTTCGACCGCACCGCGGCCGACAATTGGGCCAAGCTGACCTCCGACGCGCCGGTCAGCGGGATCCGCGCCACGGTGCGGGCCGGCCGCGACGAGATGCGCAATACGCTGCTGTCCTGGCTGCCGGCAGACATGAATGGGATGCGATTGCTGGATGCCGGTTGCGGCACCGGCGCGCTGTCGATCGAGGCGGCGCGGCGCGGGGCCGATGTCGTCGCCATCGATCTGTCGCCGACGCTGGTCGCGGTGGCGCGCGAGCGGCTGCCCCCCGATATCGATCCGTCGAAGATCGATTTCACCTCGGGCGACATGCTCGATCCCAAGCTCGGCGAATTCGATTTCGTCGTGGCGATGGATTCGTTGATCCATTATTTGCCGCAGGATATCTGCCGGATCATGGCAGGTCTGGCGTCGCGTACCCGGCGCTCGCTGGTGGTGACCTTCGCGCCCAAGACCCCGGCGCTGGCGCTGATGCATTTCGTCGGCGGCTTCTTCCCGCGCGGCGACCGCGCACCGGCGATCGAACCGGTCGGCGAGCAGAAATTGCGGCGGCTGCTGACGTCCGATCCGGCGCTGCAGCGGTGGCAGGTCGGCCGCACCCATCGGGTGTCGAGCGGCTTCTACACCTCACAGGCTCTGGAGATCATTCCACGATGA
- the bchL gene encoding ferredoxin:protochlorophyllide reductase (ATP-dependent) iron-sulfur ATP-binding protein has product MNILTDPSKLKTSGCADTNASKCAEGDGEGSVQVQLDPNIKIGTAKVISIYGKGGIGKSTTSSNMSVAFSKLGKRVLQIGCDPKHDSTFTLTKRLIPTVIDVLESVNFHSEELRPEDFVFEGYNGVMCLEAGGPPAGTGCGGYVVGQTVKLLKEHHLLEDADVVIFDVLGDVVCGGFAAPLQHSEQAMIVAANDFDSIFAANRIAAAIAAKSKNYGVRLGGIIANRSKDTDQIDKFCAQTGIQRVAHLPDLDVIRKSRLKKMTLFEMDHTDEILAVQQEYLRLASELLEGKQPPALGKPMKDRDIFDLLGFD; this is encoded by the coding sequence ATGAACATCCTGACTGACCCCTCCAAGCTGAAGACCTCCGGCTGCGCCGACACCAACGCCTCGAAATGCGCCGAGGGTGACGGTGAGGGCAGCGTCCAGGTTCAGCTCGACCCCAATATCAAGATCGGCACCGCGAAGGTGATCTCGATCTACGGCAAGGGTGGCATCGGCAAGAGCACGACCTCGTCGAACATGTCGGTGGCGTTTTCCAAGCTCGGCAAGCGGGTGCTGCAGATCGGCTGCGACCCCAAGCACGATTCCACCTTCACGTTGACCAAGCGGTTGATCCCCACCGTGATCGACGTGCTGGAATCGGTCAATTTCCATTCTGAGGAGCTGCGCCCCGAGGACTTCGTGTTCGAGGGATACAATGGCGTGATGTGCCTGGAGGCGGGCGGCCCGCCGGCCGGCACCGGCTGCGGCGGCTATGTGGTCGGCCAGACCGTGAAGCTGTTGAAGGAGCATCACCTGCTCGAAGACGCCGACGTGGTGATCTTCGACGTGCTCGGCGACGTGGTATGCGGCGGTTTCGCCGCGCCGCTGCAACATTCCGAACAGGCGATGATCGTCGCCGCCAATGATTTCGATTCGATCTTCGCGGCAAACCGCATCGCCGCGGCGATCGCCGCCAAATCGAAGAACTACGGCGTCCGCCTCGGCGGTATTATTGCTAATCGTTCGAAGGACACCGACCAGATCGACAAGTTCTGCGCGCAGACCGGAATCCAGCGGGTCGCGCATCTGCCGGACCTCGACGTCATTCGCAAAAGCCGTCTGAAAAAGATGACGCTTTTTGAGATGGATCACACCGATGAAATCCTGGCTGTGCAACAAGAGTATCTTCGGCTCGCGTCCGAGTTGCTGGAGGGCAAGCAACCGCCGGCGCTCGGCAAACCGATGAAGGATCGCGATATCTTCGACCTGTTGGGATTCGATTGA
- a CDS encoding magnesium chelatase subunit H, protein MPKRTTLADQTPIRVVIVTMDSHLSGAAARARNLLRKDYPGIELTVHSADEWGTDDGALERCHADIANGDIVIATMLFLDDHVRAVMPQLEARRKQCDAMVCCMSAAEVVKLTHVGKFDMSAETLGAINWLKKLRGKRDGKPAGGKGEMAMLRRLPKLLRFIPGTAQDMRAYFLTLQYWLGGSEQNIANMVRLLVDRYADGPRKGLRGIAKVEPPVEYADIGVYHPRMKGMISDCVDKLPNVAEQRGTVGVLLLRSYLLAGNAGHYDGMIAAFQSKGLRVIPAFASGLDQRPAIEKFFMKDGRSIVDAVVSLTGFSLVGGPAYNDSKAAEDMLAKLDVPYLSAHPVEFQTLEQWGASDRGLMPVESTIMVAIPELDGCSGPMVYGGRSDGGAETCAGCDRSCNFTRSETGGDMNVCSERAEMLAARTARLVAMRRSARKDRKVAIVLFNFPPNAGNTGTAAFLSVFESLHRTLGAMQREGYVVEVPATVDELRERIITGNAARFGAAANVHARILAGDHVKNERWLKEIEAQWGPAPGKHQSDGSSIFVLGERFGNIFVGVQPAFGYEGDPMRLLFEKGFAPTHAFSAFYRWLKEDFGASAVLHFGTHGALEFMPGKQTGLSQQCWPDRMIGDLPNLYLYASNNPSEGAIAKRRSAATLISYLTPPVAHAGLYRGLVELKASIERWRGLPPEDMAERAELAVLVQAQASALDLVKPEPAWSEDEAGATILKLADAVLEMEYTLIPHGLHVVGEDPSIEQRAEMLQAVADASHGIRPELSVLEAIVRGDKSDKLIASLGAADHAANVAIFDELAATDKLLAVDHEIPALIKALDGKFIRPAPGGDLLRTPAILPTGRNLHGFDPFRIPSAFAVQDGAQQAQRLIDKHVGDGNKLPESIAIVLWGTDNLKNEGAPIAQALALLGARPRFDGYGRLTGAELIPLEQLKRPRIDVIITMSGIFRDLLPLQIRLLAEACFLAASADEPVEMNFIRKHALAYQAEHKCDMETASLRVFGNADGAYGSNVNHLVENSRWEDEDELAETYTRRKSFAYGLKGQPVQQTELLKSALADVDLAYQNLDSVELGVTTVDHYFDTLGGISRAVRRAKGGTTAPVYIGDQTRGAGTVRTLSEQVALETRTRMLNPKWYEGMLKHGYEGVRQIEEHVTNTMGWSATTGEVAPWVYRQLTETFVLDPEMRARLAALNPVASAKVANRLIEAHERNYWSPDPEMLEVLRKAGEELEDRLEGVGVAA, encoded by the coding sequence ATGCCAAAGCGCACTACGCTCGCTGACCAGACACCCATTCGTGTCGTCATCGTCACCATGGACAGCCATCTGTCCGGAGCCGCCGCGCGTGCGCGGAATCTGCTGCGGAAGGATTATCCCGGCATCGAGCTGACGGTGCATTCCGCCGACGAGTGGGGCACCGACGACGGCGCGCTGGAACGTTGTCATGCCGACATCGCCAACGGCGACATCGTCATCGCCACCATGCTGTTTCTGGACGATCACGTCCGCGCGGTGATGCCGCAGTTGGAAGCGCGGCGGAAGCAGTGCGACGCGATGGTCTGCTGCATGTCGGCTGCCGAGGTGGTGAAGCTGACCCATGTCGGCAAGTTCGACATGAGCGCCGAGACGCTGGGCGCGATCAACTGGCTGAAGAAGCTGCGCGGCAAGCGCGACGGCAAGCCGGCCGGCGGCAAGGGCGAAATGGCGATGCTGCGCCGGCTGCCCAAGCTGTTGCGCTTCATTCCCGGCACCGCGCAGGACATGCGTGCCTATTTCCTCACGCTGCAATATTGGCTCGGCGGTTCCGAGCAGAACATCGCCAATATGGTTCGGCTGCTGGTCGATCGCTACGCCGATGGCCCGCGCAAGGGGTTGCGCGGCATCGCCAAGGTGGAGCCGCCGGTCGAATATGCCGATATCGGCGTCTATCATCCGCGCATGAAGGGCATGATCAGCGATTGCGTCGACAAGCTGCCCAACGTCGCGGAGCAGCGCGGCACCGTCGGCGTGTTGCTGTTGCGATCCTATCTGCTGGCCGGCAATGCCGGTCACTATGACGGCATGATCGCGGCCTTCCAGAGCAAGGGCCTCCGCGTCATTCCGGCCTTCGCCTCGGGCCTCGATCAGCGCCCGGCGATCGAGAAATTCTTCATGAAGGACGGCCGGTCGATCGTCGACGCGGTGGTGTCGCTGACCGGATTCTCGCTGGTCGGCGGCCCGGCCTATAATGATTCGAAGGCGGCCGAGGACATGTTGGCCAAGCTCGACGTTCCGTATCTGTCGGCGCACCCGGTCGAGTTTCAGACGCTCGAACAATGGGGAGCGTCGGATCGCGGGCTGATGCCGGTGGAGAGCACCATCATGGTGGCGATCCCCGAGCTCGACGGTTGCTCCGGCCCGATGGTCTATGGCGGCCGCTCCGATGGCGGCGCCGAAACCTGCGCGGGCTGCGATCGCTCCTGTAATTTCACCCGCTCCGAAACCGGCGGCGACATGAATGTCTGCAGCGAGCGCGCCGAGATGCTCGCGGCGCGGACCGCGCGGCTGGTGGCGATGCGGCGCAGCGCGCGCAAGGATCGCAAGGTCGCGATCGTGCTGTTCAACTTCCCACCGAATGCCGGCAACACCGGCACCGCGGCGTTCCTCTCGGTGTTCGAGTCTTTGCACCGCACGCTGGGCGCGATGCAGCGCGAGGGCTACGTCGTCGAGGTCCCGGCGACCGTCGACGAGTTGCGCGAGCGCATCATCACCGGCAACGCGGCCCGGTTCGGCGCCGCCGCCAATGTGCATGCCCGGATTCTCGCCGGGGACCACGTCAAGAACGAGCGCTGGCTGAAGGAGATCGAAGCCCAATGGGGACCGGCGCCCGGCAAGCATCAGAGCGACGGCAGTTCGATCTTCGTGCTCGGCGAACGCTTCGGCAATATCTTCGTCGGGGTACAGCCGGCCTTCGGCTATGAAGGCGATCCGATGCGGCTGCTGTTCGAGAAGGGGTTCGCGCCGACCCACGCCTTCTCGGCATTCTATCGCTGGCTCAAGGAAGATTTCGGCGCCAGCGCTGTGCTGCATTTCGGCACCCATGGCGCGCTGGAATTCATGCCCGGCAAGCAGACCGGGCTGTCGCAGCAATGCTGGCCCGATCGGATGATCGGCGACCTGCCGAACCTGTATCTCTACGCCTCCAACAATCCGTCCGAAGGCGCGATCGCCAAGCGGCGGTCGGCCGCGACGCTGATCAGCTATTTGACGCCGCCGGTGGCGCATGCCGGCCTGTATCGCGGCCTGGTCGAGTTGAAAGCCTCGATCGAGCGCTGGCGCGGCCTGCCGCCCGAGGACATGGCCGAGCGCGCCGAGCTGGCGGTGCTGGTGCAGGCGCAGGCCAGCGCGTTGGATCTGGTCAAGCCGGAACCGGCCTGGAGCGAAGACGAAGCCGGCGCCACCATTCTCAAGCTGGCCGATGCCGTGCTCGAAATGGAATACACGCTGATCCCGCATGGTCTGCATGTGGTCGGGGAAGATCCCTCGATCGAGCAGCGCGCCGAGATGTTGCAGGCCGTCGCCGACGCCTCGCATGGCATCCGGCCCGAACTGTCGGTGCTGGAAGCCATCGTGCGCGGTGACAAATCCGACAAGCTGATTGCCTCGCTCGGCGCCGCCGACCATGCCGCCAATGTGGCGATCTTCGACGAACTCGCCGCCACCGACAAATTGCTGGCGGTCGATCACGAGATCCCGGCGCTGATCAAGGCGCTCGACGGCAAGTTCATCCGTCCGGCGCCCGGCGGCGATCTGCTGCGGACCCCGGCGATCCTGCCGACCGGCCGCAATCTGCACGGCTTCGATCCGTTCCGGATTCCCTCGGCCTTCGCCGTGCAGGACGGCGCCCAGCAGGCGCAGCGGCTGATCGACAAGCATGTCGGCGACGGCAACAAGCTGCCGGAATCGATCGCGATCGTGCTGTGGGGCACTGACAATCTCAAGAACGAGGGCGCGCCGATCGCGCAGGCCCTGGCCCTGCTCGGCGCGCGGCCGCGGTTCGACGGCTATGGCCGGCTGACCGGCGCCGAGCTGATCCCGCTGGAGCAGCTCAAGCGGCCGCGGATCGACGTCATCATCACGATGTCGGGCATCTTCCGCGATCTGCTGCCGCTGCAGATCAGATTGCTGGCCGAAGCCTGCTTCCTCGCCGCCTCGGCCGACGAGCCGGTGGAGATGAATTTCATCCGCAAGCATGCGCTGGCCTATCAGGCCGAGCACAAATGCGACATGGAGACCGCGTCGCTGCGGGTGTTCGGCAATGCCGACGGCGCCTATGGCTCCAACGTCAACCATCTGGTCGAGAACAGCCGCTGGGAAGACGAGGACGAACTCGCCGAGACCTATACCCGCCGCAAGAGTTTTGCTTACGGGCTCAAGGGTCAGCCGGTGCAGCAGACCGAATTGCTCAAGAGCGCGCTGGCCGACGTCGATCTGGCCTATCAAAATCTCGATTCGGTCGAACTCGGCGTCACCACCGTCGACCACTACTTCGACACGCTAGGCGGCATCAGCCGCGCGGTGCGCCGCGCCAAGGGCGGCACTACGGCGCCGGTCTATATCGGCGACCAGACCCGCGGCGCCGGCACCGTTCGCACCCTGTCCGAGCAGGTCGCGCTCGAGACCCGCACCAGGATGCTGAATCCGAAATGGTACGAGGGCATGCTCAAGCATGGCTATGAGGGCGTGCGCCAGATCGAGGAGCACGTCACCAACACCATGGGCTGGTCAGCCACCACCGGCGAAGTGGCGCCGTGGGTCTATCGCCAACTCACCGAGACCTTTGTGCTCGATCCCGAGATGCGCGCCCGGCTGGCGGCACTCAATCCGGTGGCGTCCGCCAAGGTCGCCAACCGCCTGATCGAGGCGCACGAACGAAACTACTGGTCGCCCGACCCTGAAATGCTCGAGGTCCTGCGCAAGGCAGGCGAAGAGCTCGAGGATCGCCTTGAAGGCGTAGGAGTAGCCGCATGA
- the bchB gene encoding ferredoxin:protochlorophyllide reductase (ATP-dependent) subunit B, translated as MQLTVWTYEGPPHVGAMRVATGMEGLHYVLHAPQGDTYADLLFTMIERRDRRPPVTYTTFAARNLGGDTAELFKTAAQNAYDRFQPQAMIVGASCTGSLIQDDPGGLARALKLPIPVVAIDLPAYQRKENWGAAETFYQLVRALAGPSAPAPGTKRAERAPGVRPRCNLLGPTALGFRHRDDIIEITRLLGQLGIDINVTAPMGSTPADLARLGDADFNVVMYPEIAGQAASWLQRIFHQPFTKTIPIGVSATKDFIAEVAALAGVDPAPVLKAAATRLPWYSHSVDSTYLTNKRVFIFGDATHAVAAARIASEELGFKVVGLGTYSREFAREIREAAKLYDVEPLITDDYLEVESKVAELHPELVLGTQMERHIAKRLGVPCAVISAPVHVQDFPARYAPQMGFEGANVIFDTWVHPLMMGLEEHLLAMFKDDFEFKDGAMPSHLGTGHAAPIADNPAETLAPAAAPVAATTETTTTTTAAVWAADAEKELHKIPFFVRGKARRNTERFANENGVATITVETLYDAKAHYAR; from the coding sequence ATGCAGCTCACCGTCTGGACCTATGAGGGACCACCCCATGTCGGCGCGATGCGCGTCGCCACCGGCATGGAAGGCCTGCACTACGTGCTGCACGCGCCGCAGGGCGATACCTATGCGGATCTGCTGTTCACCATGATCGAGCGGCGCGACCGCCGGCCGCCGGTGACCTACACCACCTTCGCCGCGCGCAACCTCGGCGGCGATACCGCCGAATTGTTCAAGACCGCCGCGCAGAATGCCTATGACCGGTTCCAGCCGCAGGCGATGATCGTCGGCGCATCCTGCACCGGCTCGCTGATCCAGGACGATCCGGGCGGGCTGGCGCGGGCGCTCAAACTGCCGATCCCGGTGGTGGCGATCGATCTGCCGGCCTATCAGCGCAAGGAGAATTGGGGCGCCGCGGAGACGTTCTATCAATTGGTGCGCGCGCTGGCTGGCCCGTCGGCGCCGGCGCCCGGCACCAAGCGTGCGGAGCGCGCGCCCGGCGTGCGGCCGCGCTGCAATCTGCTCGGCCCCACCGCGCTCGGCTTCCGGCATCGCGACGACATTATCGAAATCACCAGGCTGCTCGGCCAGCTCGGCATCGACATCAATGTGACCGCGCCGATGGGCTCGACGCCGGCGGATCTGGCGCGGCTCGGCGATGCCGATTTCAACGTCGTGATGTATCCGGAGATCGCCGGGCAGGCGGCGTCCTGGCTGCAGCGGATTTTCCATCAGCCCTTCACCAAGACCATTCCGATCGGCGTCTCCGCCACCAAGGACTTCATCGCCGAAGTGGCGGCGCTGGCCGGTGTCGATCCCGCGCCGGTGCTGAAGGCGGCCGCGACCCGGCTGCCGTGGTACTCGCATTCGGTCGACTCGACTTATCTCACCAACAAGCGGGTGTTCATTTTCGGCGACGCCACCCATGCGGTGGCGGCGGCGCGGATCGCGTCGGAAGAACTCGGCTTCAAGGTGGTCGGGCTCGGCACCTATAGCCGCGAATTCGCCCGCGAGATCCGCGAGGCCGCCAAGCTCTACGACGTCGAGCCGCTGATCACCGACGACTATCTCGAGGTCGAGTCCAAGGTCGCCGAGCTGCATCCGGAACTGGTGCTTGGCACCCAGATGGAGCGCCACATCGCCAAGCGGCTGGGCGTGCCCTGCGCGGTGATCTCGGCGCCGGTGCATGTGCAGGATTTCCCGGCGCGCTACGCGCCGCAGATGGGCTTCGAAGGCGCCAATGTGATCTTCGACACCTGGGTCCACCCGCTGATGATGGGCCTGGAAGAACATCTGCTGGCGATGTTCAAGGACGATTTCGAATTCAAGGACGGCGCCATGCCGTCGCATCTCGGCACCGGACACGCCGCGCCCATCGCGGACAATCCCGCCGAAACCCTCGCGCCGGCCGCCGCGCCGGTTGCGGCCACCACGGAGACCACGACCACGACGACGGCAGCGGTGTGGGCCGCCGATGCCGAGAAAGAACTCCACAAGATCCCGTTCTTCGTGCGGGGCAAGGCCCGTCGGAATACCGAGCGATTCGCCAACGAAAATGGCGTCGCCACCATAACAGTCGAGACCTTGTACGATGCCAAAGCGCACTACGCTCGCTGA